A single Mercenaria mercenaria strain notata chromosome 9, MADL_Memer_1, whole genome shotgun sequence DNA region contains:
- the LOC123546708 gene encoding uncharacterized protein LOC123546708: MAEKQGGSTKKGIDQITYPSWGGSGGVSAKPDAHENSMHMGSDEDREIFCDPCEIDEQKHLAERYCKNCAEFLCINCYNNHRKYRPTRHHILLDKHEMPTIKNVHIQKDVCTDHCTYHEDKVIEYYCSSCDQFGCSHCFILGHRNCSVAPIQDIVAGLEKSNEFKLFKDRLAKLKGQLRVNGTTHHSNRSAVDVLKGRAKKEICKQRNAISAFFDKLEKQVDSEIDRIRNEDTELMEDVAKKYKLFASEIQTKLSDFERKEELGQRCQLFVDMKTSGEYLQEMEDKISRISEENKIHRYELLMSEEILSIMENLKQISVLFKKYAVWRRKPIFGGKINMQAAGDRNKCNITGMCLLNRNHLFAADSNNLCVKLVDLEQFRTSKIVCIVPMPSWPWDISTVSDEQIAVTLPIVGQVCFLTQKGSQASRKFTSRTIDVGRECRGIEYSKGNLIVSFATDPGIVKILTVNGNVLHVFSTGQDGQQLFGRPYYLALGLDHNVIYVSDNEKHTVTSLDRYGKTVKDVCKIEDVRCPDGMAVDRTDSLFVCGSGNYNVNQLYSDLSQVQILLDHSNAEEAPQCITYCGATNMIFIGMQYKSFVNMFKLM; the protein is encoded by the coding sequence ATGGCAGAGAAGCAAGGTGGCAGTACTAAAAAGGGTATAGATCAGATAACGTACCCAAGTTGGGGTGGATCAGGTGGAGTTAGTGCAAAACCAGATGCCCACGAAAACTCTATGCACATGGGATCAGACGAGGACAGAGAAATATTCTGCGATCCCTGCGAGATAGACGAACAGAAACATCTGGCAGAAAGATATTGCAAAAACTGTGCAGAATTTCTTTGCATCAATTGTTATAATAACCATAGAAAATACAGACCAACACGACATCATATTCTGCTTGATAAACATGAAATGCCGACAATAAAAAACGTACATATACAAAAGGATGTATGTACAGACCACTGCACATACCATGAGGATAAGGTTATTGAATACTACTGTAGTTCCTGTGATCAGTTTGGATGTTCACATTGTTTCATTCTCGGTCACCGAAACTGTAGTGTTGCCCCTATTCAAGATATAGTCGCTGGACTTGAAAAATCAAATGAATTCAAACTGTTTAAAGATCGTCTAGCAAAACTTAAGGGTCAGCTGAGAGTAAATGGCACTACACACCACAGTAATAGATCTGCTGTTGATGTATTAAAGGGTAgagcaaaaaaagaaatttgtaaacaaagaaatGCCATCAGTGCCTTTTTCGATAAATTGGAAAAACAAGTAGATAGTGAAATTGATAGGATAAGAAATGAAGATACTGAACTAATGGAAGATGTTGCCAAAAAATACAAACTGTTTGCATCTGAAATTCAGACCAAGTTGTCTGACTTTGAAAGAAAGGAAGAATTGGGGCAGAGATGTCAGTTGTTTGTTGACATGAAAACATCCGGAGAGTATCTTCAAGAAATGGAAGACAAAATAAGTCGTATCAGTGAGGAAAATAAAATCCACAGATACGAGCTTCTTATGTCTGAGGAAATCCTCAGTATAATGGAAAATCTGAAGCAAATCTCAGTATTGTTTAAGAAGTATGCTGTGTGGAGAAGGAAACCCATATTTGGCGGCAAAATAAATATGCAGGCGGCGGGTGATAGAAATAAGTGCAACATTACAGGGATGTGTCTGTTGAATAGAAACCACTTGTTTGCTGCAGATTCGAATAATCTGTGTGTAAAACTTGTGGATTTGGAACAATTTCGCACCAGTAAAATTGTATGCATTGTACCAATGCCTTCATGGCCATGGGATATTTCCACAGTATCAGACGAACAAATTGCTGTTACGCTACCGATCGTAGGGCAAGTGTGTTTCTTAACACAAAAAGGCAGTCAGGCCAGCCGAAAGTTTACCAGCAGGACCATCGATGTTGGGCGCGAGTGTAGAGGCATTGAATACAGTAAAGGAAATCTGATCGTGAGCTTCGCTACTGATCCTGGAATCGTGAAAATACTGACAGTTAATGGCAATGTTTTACATGTCTTCAGTACAGGGCAAGATGGTCAACAGTTGTTTGGTCGGCCTTACTACCTGGCACTTGGATTGGATCACAATGTGATATATGTTTCCGACAATGAAAAACACACGGTTACCAGTCTGGACAGATATGGAAAAACTGTCAAGGACGTTTGTAAAATTGAGGATGTTCGTTGCCCAGATGGAATGGCTGTGGACAGGACTGACTCATTGTTTGTGTGTGGGAGTGGTAACTACAATGTTAATCAGCTGTACTCGGATTTAAGCCAGGTTCAAATCCTGCTTGACCACAGCAATGCAGAAGAAGCACCACAGTGTATCACTTATTGTGGTGCCACAAACATGATATTCATTGGAATGCAATATAAAAGCTTTGTGAACATGTTCAAACTTATGTAA